A genomic stretch from Longimicrobium terrae includes:
- a CDS encoding glycosyl hydrolase, with the protein MIEAVMVWNEPNNTSHWDFGIDPGWQTFAQMARATGEAVHAEAPHVKRVLGGVSPIDPRFIGNMKGQGVLEAMDVVAVHGFPLDWNLWAVEDWPEKLDAVRAVTDLPVWVTEVGISTFAGDAVQAEGLHRTAKVLRGQSERVHWYSLFDLPGAWEATTRHKQREGSSYFRHFHMGLIREDGTPKPAMDAFAEHADFLGICQWFHYEDHRLDDAVRWLKKMGVKRLRTGLSWSDDDRPNSLDWFDRQMKALEDFELTVTFCFTPEHRGVVPHYTSPPRDINEYVDFCARMVRRYAR; encoded by the coding sequence GTGATCGAAGCGGTGATGGTGTGGAACGAGCCGAACAACACGTCGCACTGGGATTTCGGGATCGATCCCGGCTGGCAGACCTTTGCCCAGATGGCGCGCGCCACCGGTGAAGCGGTGCACGCCGAGGCGCCGCACGTAAAACGGGTTCTGGGCGGGGTTTCGCCCATCGACCCGCGCTTCATCGGCAACATGAAGGGGCAGGGCGTTCTGGAGGCGATGGACGTCGTCGCCGTGCACGGCTTTCCGCTGGACTGGAACCTCTGGGCGGTAGAAGACTGGCCGGAGAAGCTGGACGCCGTCCGCGCCGTCACCGATCTGCCGGTGTGGGTGACGGAAGTCGGCATCAGCACCTTTGCGGGCGATGCCGTGCAGGCGGAAGGGCTGCACCGTACGGCGAAAGTGCTGCGCGGCCAGTCCGAGCGCGTGCACTGGTACAGCCTGTTCGACCTGCCCGGCGCGTGGGAAGCCACCACCCGCCACAAGCAGCGCGAAGGCTCGTCGTACTTCCGCCACTTTCACATGGGCCTCATCCGCGAAGACGGCACGCCCAAGCCGGCGATGGACGCATTCGCGGAGCACGCGGATTTTCTGGGCATCTGCCAGTGGTTCCACTACGAGGATCACCGGCTGGATGACGCCGTGCGCTGGCTGAAAAAGATGGGAGTCAAGCGCCTTCGCACCGGCCTCAGCTGGTCGGACGACGACCGTCCCAACTCGCTGGACTGGTTCGACCGGCAGATGAAGGCGCTGGAAGACTTCGAGCTGACGGTCACCTTCTGCTTTACGCCGGAGCACCGGGGCGTGGTGCCGCACTACACCAGCCCGCCCAGGGACATCAACGAATACGTGGACTTCTGCGCGCGGATGGTGCGGCGCTATGCCCGATAG
- a CDS encoding TIGR04290 family methyltransferase: MSSPTDAALDNGTEELERRVRELGPWFHNLDLRGVRTAPDHFLGDYPAIKWRSFAHAIPADLTGKTVLDVGCNAGFYSMEMKRRGASRVVGIDSEDLYLNQARFAAEVEGYDIEFRNMSVYDIAELGEKFDFVIFMGVLYHLRHPLLALDLLHEHVVGDLLLFQSMQRGTTEVDDVQGDYEFWEQDHFGKPGYPQMYFIEKRYCGDPTNWWVPNAAGAEAMLRSAGFDIVEHPEQEVYLCRRAEIHDDEPRAAYPARGGARP, from the coding sequence ATTTCGAGCCCCACCGACGCCGCGCTGGACAACGGCACCGAAGAGCTGGAGCGCCGCGTGCGCGAGCTGGGCCCGTGGTTCCACAACCTGGATCTGCGCGGCGTCCGCACCGCCCCCGACCACTTTCTGGGCGACTACCCCGCCATCAAGTGGCGCTCGTTCGCGCACGCCATTCCCGCGGACCTCACGGGCAAGACGGTGCTGGACGTGGGCTGCAACGCGGGCTTCTACAGCATGGAGATGAAGCGGCGCGGCGCCTCGCGCGTGGTGGGCATCGACAGCGAAGACCTGTACCTGAACCAGGCGCGCTTCGCCGCCGAGGTCGAAGGGTACGACATCGAGTTCCGCAACATGTCCGTGTACGACATCGCGGAACTCGGCGAAAAGTTCGATTTCGTCATCTTCATGGGCGTGCTGTACCACCTGCGCCACCCGCTGCTCGCGCTGGACCTGCTGCACGAGCACGTCGTGGGCGATCTGCTCCTGTTCCAGAGCATGCAGCGCGGCACGACGGAAGTGGATGACGTGCAGGGCGACTACGAGTTCTGGGAGCAGGACCACTTCGGCAAGCCGGGCTATCCGCAGATGTACTTCATCGAAAAGCGCTACTGCGGCGATCCCACGAACTGGTGGGTGCCCAACGCGGCGGGCGCGGAAGCCATGCTGCGCAGCGCCGGCTTCGACATCGTGGAGCACCCGGAGCAGGAAGTCTACCTGTGCCGCCGCGCCGAGATCCACGACGACGAGCCGCGCGCCGCGTACCCCGCCCGGGGAGGCGCGCGTCCGTGA
- a CDS encoding sugar phosphate nucleotidyltransferase has translation MWGIVPAAGAGSRIQPLAFSKELLPVGSRVDADGVERPKAVSEYLVERMIRAGASKICFVISPAKSDIVQYYGGGFGSAHVSYTVQPKPSGLCDSIFRVLPLIHPQEQVLVGLPDTVWFPEDGMCALPDGVLSFLLFPVERPEFFDAVVTDEDGRVQQIQVKQPGASTHWVWGAFKLPGWVLGELHDLWEERGRQDEYIGTLVNAWLAGGGEARAVRAGETYVDVGTLHGYREAIQALSLRPAPDGGPSPLCALGTAILAEHTPGGALALT, from the coding sequence ATGTGGGGAATCGTGCCGGCGGCGGGCGCGGGCAGCCGCATTCAGCCCCTCGCCTTCAGCAAGGAACTGCTCCCCGTGGGCAGCCGCGTGGACGCGGACGGCGTGGAGCGGCCCAAGGCGGTGAGCGAGTACCTGGTGGAGCGGATGATCCGCGCCGGGGCCAGCAAGATCTGCTTTGTCATCAGCCCCGCCAAGAGCGACATCGTGCAGTACTACGGTGGCGGATTCGGGTCGGCGCACGTGTCGTACACCGTGCAGCCCAAGCCGTCCGGTCTGTGTGATTCCATCTTTCGCGTGCTGCCCCTCATCCATCCGCAGGAGCAGGTTCTGGTCGGCCTGCCGGACACGGTGTGGTTTCCGGAGGACGGGATGTGCGCGCTGCCGGACGGCGTGCTTTCGTTCCTCCTCTTTCCCGTGGAGCGCCCCGAGTTCTTTGACGCGGTGGTGACGGATGAGGATGGGCGCGTGCAGCAGATCCAGGTCAAGCAGCCGGGCGCGTCCACCCACTGGGTGTGGGGCGCCTTCAAGCTCCCGGGATGGGTGCTGGGCGAGCTGCACGACCTGTGGGAAGAGCGCGGCCGGCAGGACGAGTACATCGGCACGCTGGTGAACGCGTGGCTGGCGGGCGGCGGCGAGGCGCGGGCCGTCCGCGCGGGAGAAACGTACGTGGACGTGGGGACGCTGCACGGCTATCGCGAAGCCATCCAGGCGCTTTCGCTGCGCCCCGCGCCGGACGGCGGACCGTCGCCGCTGTGCGCGCTGGGCACCGCCATTCTGGCTGAACACACCCCGGGCGGCGCGCTGGCGCTGACCTGA